From Diospyros lotus cultivar Yz01 chromosome 4, ASM1463336v1, whole genome shotgun sequence, a single genomic window includes:
- the LOC127800176 gene encoding 2-methylpropanoate--CoA ligase CCL4-like, producing MDQLKPRPANSSPFTPLVFLDRAETVYGDCPSIVYGRATFTWSQTRRRCLRVASSIASMGIKRGQVVSVVAPNVPAMYELHFAVPMAGAVLNCINTRLDARTAAILLRHSESRLIFVDCQSASVVLEALSLFPPASERPALILITDNEVPARPTADFHCTYESFVEGGDPGFMWVRPESEWDPMVLNYTSGTTASPKGVVHCHRGIFIITLDSLIDWSLPKQPVYLWTLPMFHANGWSFPWGLAAVGGTNICLRKFDAATIYASIRQHGVTHMCGAPVVLNMLSNSPDGKPLDRPVQILTAGAPPPAAVLFRTESLGFVVSHGYGLTETAGLVVSCAWKPQWNRLPATERARLKARQGVKTFGMAEIDVVEAGTGARVKRDGSTLGEVVLRGGSVMLGYLKDPAGTSKCMTDDGWFYTGDVGVMHPDGYLEIKDRSKDVIISGGENLSSVEVESVLYGHPAVNEAAVVARPDEFWGETPCAFVSLKAEAGGKKPTEKEIIDFCRDRIPRYMVPKTVIFKDELPKTSTGKIQKFVLKNAAKGLGSMKTRL from the exons ATGGACCAGTTGAAGCCTCGGCCGGCAAATTCCAGCCCGTTCACTCCCCTGGTGTTCCTGGACAGGGCGGAGACGGTCTACGGGGACTGCCCCTCCATCGTCTACGGCAGGGCCACCTTCACCTGGTCGCAGACTCGCCGCCGCTGCTTGCGAGTCGCCTCCTCGATCGCGTCTATGGGGATCAAGCGCGGCCAGGTGGTCTCCGTCGTTGCGCCCAACGTTCCCGCCATGTACGAACTCCACTTTGCCGTCCCCATGGCTGGCGCCGTACTCAACTGCATCAACACCCGCCTCGACGCCCGAACCGCCGCCATCCTCCTCCGACACAGCGAATCGAGGCTCATTTTTGTCGACTGCCAGTCCGCCTCTGTCGTCCTAGAAGCGCTCTCTCTGTTTCCGCCTGCCTCGGAGCGCCCGGCCCTTATCCTCATCACCGATAACGAAGTTCCGGCCAGACCCACCGCCGATTTCCACTGCACCTACGAGAGTTTCGTGGAGGGAGGCGATCCGGGTTTCATGTGGGTCCGGCCCGAGAGCGAGTGGGATCCGATGGTGCTGAATTACACCTCCGGCACCACCGCGTCGCCGAAAGGCGTGGTTCACTGCCACCGGGGGATTTTCATAATCACGCTCGATTCCCTGATCGACTGGTCGTTGCCGAAACAGCCGGTGTATTTGTGGACTCTGCCCATGTTCCACGCCAACGGCTGGAGCTTCCCGTGGGGATTGGCCGCCGTCGGCGGAACCAACATATGCCTGCGGAAGTTCGACGCGGCGACGATCTACGCCTCCATCCGCCAACACGGCGTGACCCACATGTGCGGCGCGCCCGTGGTCCTAAACATGCTGTCCAATTCCCCCGACGGCAAGCCGCTCGACCGGCCAGTCCAGATTCTGACTGCCGGAGCACCTCCGCCGGCAGCCGTTCTCTTCCGGACGGAAAGTCTTGGTTTTGTAGTGAGCCACGGGTATGGGTTGACCGAAACCGCCGGGCTTGTGGTGTCCTGCGCGTGGAAGCCACAGTGGAATCGGTTGCCGGCGACGGAGCGGGCGAGGCTAAAGGCGAGACAAGGAGTGAAAACGTTCGGGATGGCTGAAATCGACGTCGTTGAGGCCG GCACCGGAGCGAGGGTAAAGCGAGACGGATCGACGCTCGGAGAGGTGGTGCTGAGAGGCGGCTCCGTAATGCTGGGCTACCTGAAAGACCCGGCCGGCACGTCGAAATGCATGACGGACGACGGCTGGTTCTACACTGGTGACGTCGGAGTGATGCACCCAGATGGGTACCTGGAGATCAAGGACCGGTCCAAGGACGTGATCATAAGTGGCGGCGAGAACCTGAGCAGCGTGGAAGTGGAATCGGTGCTGTACGGGCACCCAGCGGTGAACGAGGCGGCGGTGGTGGCGCGGCCGGACGAGTTCTGGGGGGAGACGCCGTGCGCGTTCGTGAGCCTGAAGGCTGAGGCCGGCGGGAAGAAGCCTACGGAGAAGGAGATCATAGACTTCTGCCGGGATCGGATTCCCCGTTACATGGTGCCCAAGACGGTGATCTTCAAGGATGAGCTGCCGAAGACGTCGACTGGCAAGATTCAGAAGTTTGTCCTTAAGAACGCTGCCAAAGGTTTGGGCTCCATGAAAACTCGTTTGTAG